In the Lepus europaeus isolate LE1 chromosome 18, mLepTim1.pri, whole genome shotgun sequence genome, one interval contains:
- the LOC133776768 gene encoding ATP-binding cassette sub-family A member 9-like — protein MVVAGKIGGASPCCTACIVGIKNLTKEYAGKHEKVEALKGLVIDIYEGQITALLGHSGAGKTTLLKILSGLSVPTSGSITIYNHTLSEMTHMETASKFTGVCLQSNVQFGFLTLKENLRLFAKIKGILPNEVEQEVLLLDEPTAGLDPLSRHRVWNLLKERKSDKVILFSTQFMDEADILAALIVQG, from the exons ATGGTGGTGGCTGGCAAGATAGGTGGGGCTTCCCCTTGCTGTACTGCTTGCATCGTGGG aatcaaaAATCTTACAAAAGAATATGCAGGAAAGCATGAGAAAGTAGAAGCTTTGAAAG GTCTGGTGATTGACATATATGAAGGCCAGATCACTGCCCTGCTTGGTCATAGTGGAGCTGGGAAAACCACCCTGTTAAAAATACTCAGTGGGCTCTCAGTCCCAACATCAG GTTCGATCACCATTTATAATCACACACTGTCAGAAATGACTCACATGGAAACTGCCAGCAAGTTCACTGGAGTGTGTCTACAATCCAACGTGCAGTTTGGCTTTCTCACTTTGAAAGAAAACCTCAGGCTGTTTGCTAAAATAAAAGGGATTCTGCCAAATGAAGTGGAGCAAGAG GTTTTGCTCTTGGATGAACCAACTGCTGGATTGGATCCTCTTTCAAGGCACCGAGTATGGAATCTCctaaaagagagaaaatcagaCAAAGTAATTCTCTTCAGTACCCAGTTCATGGATGAGGCTGACATCCTGGCTG CGCTCATCGTTCAGGGATAA